The Paenibacillus sp. YPG26 genome includes a window with the following:
- a CDS encoding O-methyltransferase, with protein sequence MKTDQFSLARQLDLVFRELEGELTGLTSGTVFVQIRNNVIGKFGIRQNPISGRNGYLSGEMQGLTGVQQALFRKMAIESLNFKRSWTHGEISFEFALRKEMVIVDATLESNYNMANLMIRYPRKETTHTYQEQS encoded by the coding sequence GTGAAGACAGATCAATTTTCATTAGCAAGACAGTTAGATTTGGTATTTAGAGAACTTGAGGGGGAGCTGACAGGACTAACCTCGGGGACGGTGTTTGTACAGATCCGGAACAATGTTATCGGCAAATTCGGTATCCGGCAGAATCCGATTAGTGGGAGAAATGGATATTTATCAGGCGAGATGCAAGGACTTACTGGAGTACAACAAGCTTTATTTAGAAAAATGGCGATTGAATCACTCAATTTCAAACGCAGCTGGACGCACGGCGAGATCAGTTTTGAATTCGCGCTTCGCAAGGAAATGGTTATCGTGGACGCCACGCTTGAATCCAATTACAACATGGCCAACCTGATGATTCGTTACCCAAGGAAAGAGACAACACATACATACCAAGAGCAATCCTAG
- a CDS encoding alpha/beta-type small acid-soluble spore protein: protein MAGSNNRGGSRRSNNLIVPQANQALQQLKFEAAQELGVTIPQDGYLGDNTSRENGSLGGYITKRLVQLAEQQLSGRSNL from the coding sequence ATGGCAGGTTCAAATAACCGTGGCGGAAGCCGTCGCAGTAACAACCTTATCGTTCCTCAAGCAAATCAAGCGCTGCAACAATTGAAATTCGAGGCAGCTCAAGAGCTTGGAGTAACTATCCCTCAAGATGGTTACCTTGGTGATAACACTTCCCGTGAGAATGGTTCCCTTGGGGGCTATATCACAAAACGTCTGGTGCAATTGGCAGAACAGCAATTATCGGGTCGTTCTAACCTATAA